In Vicia villosa cultivar HV-30 ecotype Madison, WI linkage group LG7, Vvil1.0, whole genome shotgun sequence, the DNA window GCATGACACTGCTGAACTGTTGCACATAAAGTTGACGGAAAACGAATGCCTGAGTTGATTTGAGGTGTGCTTGACACTGGTGAACTACAGTCGATTGACCAGACACAACCATACTGAACAGTGTACactgtacaatcacatgcgaaGACTGTATGCTAATTATTTTCGGTGACACAGAAAACCCTaaccaaaccctaaccctaaattttcaaaaaaaaacatagaaaaccctaaccaaaccctaaccctaaattttcaacaaaaaaaaaataacagtaGCATGtaggcgccacctggggtggcgcattagtgtactttctttttttttttgtttttttttgcccTAATTTTGTCTAGTGGTCCCCActtccaaaaccctaatctgatccgCCAGCATGTGATCTACCTGCATCGAAATACTGTATGCATGCATGCCTAGACAATTCAGCACCGAACACGGGATGCAGGCCtagtctattctgccagaaacaaTTAATGCATGCATGCTTAGACAAAGTCAGCACAAAACACGGGAATGCATGGTCATTTCAACACAGAATgcatgtgaacccatctttatcaCTTTGATATCTGTATCACATGCATGCTCACCACTTGGCCCTCAAGCACTTAACATCAGCAACCACCAACCCTCTATAAATACTCTCATatacttgctttattttcaccaacatatattcttcttcttcaaaaaaccaCTTTGCATTTTCAATTCCGTAGAAAACTTAAAGAGTTCTTGAaaatggctcaacaacttcttaccatgggtgaaacacacagaggaactaGAGCGAATTTGGCGACCTTTGTAagtttatacttatttatttctaaacatCTATGCGTATATGATATCCAGTTTAATCGATTTATTTGTGGTTCTTAGGCTGTTGACCGATTCCGTACACGTTCTCACGCTTACGTTGAACCCGACGAGAGGATTATTCCGAATCTCCAAGCATGTGGCTTCGGACATATCATAAAAGTTAACAACAACACCATAGACAGAAAATTCATCCTTGCCTTACAAGAGCGATGGAGGCCTGAAACCCACACGTTTCATCTTCCAATAGGTGAGTGTACTATTACTCTAGAGGATGTTTATATGTTACTTGGTCTGCCCATTGATGGCAAGGCTGTTAATGGATCTGTTCAACATGCTAATTCAATGTGTGAGAGAGTGTTGGGAAGAGATCTAGTTGTGCCTACTCAAGGTTCAAGAGGCCAGGGTATCAGTCTGGTCTCCCTTAGAGATTACTATGATGAACTCGTCTTGATGGACAACTTTACTGAGGAGCATGTTTGGTTAATGACTAAGGTCTATATAATGTTGATGTTTGGTAAACTTTTATTCCCGGAGTCGACAGGTAACACTGTCAACTTTTTCTATTTAAGTAAATTTGACAGTATTAGCAAGATTAggaaatatagttgggggtccgccgttttggcgatgttataccagtctctttgtaagaacgcggttgccgagaagtgcaccttctatggatgtgcgttcctcctacaagtatggggttggtggagaaTGCCGACGCTGTCCCCTGTAGGCAGGAACAACTACACGTTCCCTTATGCAACAAGGTacgtctttttctctttttcaacgCTATTCCTTGAATGCTAACtatctttttcataaaaatctgaaataacatttttgctctttttttttaggTTCTGTGGTCCTAAATTGGATTACAGTAAGAATCCGAGGGGGAGTGTTGTTTTATATCGGGACCTAATTGATCACCTCCGAGCTGAAGATGTATTATCCCTAAACTTTTATATGATCATATAGATGTATTACAATTCATCATGCtttttaataatatgttattttttctcccacgcagtttaattggagaccatacttgTTGCTAGACCATGAGCCAAACGAGAGTGACCGGGAAGTTTGGACTGCAGTAGTACCGATAATAAGGTTCAACATCATTGAGATGCACCAATCTGACCGTGTGAGACTGCAGTTTGGCATGCATCAACCGATCCCGGATCCCCCCACTGATTTGGGTCGCTGGCATATTAAAAGAGTTAACAATCAATGGGACCACGCAGATTATCGTACATTCGCACCTGAATTTTGTGAGATGTGGAGGCAGCGTCGCAGCCGTCTGTTACAATTCCCTGTTGCCCAACTCCCCATGTTTCCAACCGCGGGATACCTTGCTTGGTATAGAACAGTCACAACCCCCGATATGTATGTGTCCGACCCCTACTACCTACACGACCCCCGCCAACAACAACacgcacaacaaccaccccaacaatacgcacaacaaccaccccaacaatacgcacaacaaccaccccaacaacgacaacaacgccaacaacgccgACAACGCCAAACATCCGAACAACCTGACGATGAGGAATttcaaacaacaccaacaacgccctaccaaagtcaacccttccaacaacaatcatggggcttcacccaacaactccgtgacgccgacccctccactaggctacccgtccaacaacaatcgtggggcttcacccaacaacactacgacgccggcccctcctcctccactaggcaacccatCCAGCAACAATCATGGGccttcacccaacaacacggcGACGCCGGCCCCTCCAGCTACAATAGGCAACCCAGCCCCGACATGGGTCTAGATGACAATTACGACCCAAACGAGCAAATGACCACTCAATCGTCACAGTACGAATTtccacaacaccaacaatatgggtacaccacaccccagcaaacaatgccattttttcaaggtcaatcaagcgctgggttttaccgaccatgtgacgcaactccaccgccaagacaaatctttgagggcatggggacccgactatttgacagcaacatacaagaatacatgtccaatgagcgcatggaggggctaatccgaggaccgcctacccagacacaacaagaacaaccaaggaaTAGGGGGGTCGTGGAGAAGTCGGTCGTCGAGATCCTTCCAACCGGATTCGAGTAGTTCCAGATTGCGGAACTGGCGGTGAGAGGGGTCATGGTCCGGCGCCGGGTCGGAGGGGTCATGGTCGGAGGGGTCGTGAATAGCATAATatccatgttttattatttatcttttttgtaccgtatttgtaatgtttgaacTGTATGACCGTATTTCTAATGTTGTTTCTGCATTTcttgtatttgtaatgtttggaatgaatgacatgtggtgtttcattatttatttaattgttaaaacaattttgttaatatataaaaaaaatttaaaaaaaaatagtatataaacaattaaaaaaaaaacaaaaaaaaaaaacaaaaaaaaatatatatatatatatacataggcgccaccctaggtggctaaaaagggaaaaatatgcattgatgccaccctgggtggcgcataggTTAAGAGGTTTTGGTCTttggcgccacctgaggtggctcctatgtggagaccacctctgaaacctggtcatatgcgtaattttgccgaaaacatggtttttggtgtaaataaattattaaacatggttatttggatttttttttcttaaacttTGACGTTGATTGCAAAACCAATTAACTTTTACTTAAAATTCCAAAACCAATTAACTTTTACTTAAAAGAGTTTTAagtgtaacaaaaaaaaaagttttaaattcaaatcaaaatcaaaaaacATTCAAGAAATACCTGGTAACCATATACTTCATGATGCGACATGAGCTTTGATTAGTGTAAAATTACAAATCAACAGTAACTTAACTTCGCAACTCAAATTGAAATTTGCTTTTTCGTTCATACCATTCAAAAATGACTTCTTAACTTCCCCTCTTTGTTTTAACGTTTCATCAATCAAATGTGCTCGCAAACCGGTTCAGGTTGAACCGGTCCAAACTCAAACCAAGAACTAATCAGCGTTGTTAATGGTGGAGCCTTTAAGTAAGGTTGTGTTAAATCCGGTTCAGAGAATCATAGAAGAAAAACTGATCACTCTATTGCGTTCATGTAAAACCTGCGAACGTCTCCACCAGATTCAATCCCAAATAGTAACCCATGGACTCCAACACAACCATTTCGTCGCACCGAGTTTCATCACAGCGTGTTCTCGACTCAGACGAATGCACCATGCACGGAAACTGTTTGATACAATTCCCCAACCAAATACTGCTACGTGGAACGTTATGTTTCGTGGTTACTCTCAAAACGAACTTCATCGCGAAGCTGTTGTTTTGTTCCGGAAACTGAACCGTGCTGCTGCGATGCCGAATTGCTTCACGTTTCCGATGATCATTAAGTCATGTGCGAAGTCGAAAGGTTTTGTAGAAGGTGAAGAAGTTCATTGTTGTGCTGTGAAGTGCGGGTTTAAGTCGAATTCATTTGTGGCTACTTCGTTGATTGATATGTACTCGGTAAAGGGTTGTATTGAAGATGCTTATAAAGTGTTTGGTGAAATGCGTGAGAGGAATGTTGTTGTTTGGACTGCTATTATAAGCGGTTATATATCTTGTGGTGACGTGGCTTCTGGGAGAAGACTTTTTGATCTAGCCCCTGAGCGGGATGTTGTAATGTGGAGCATTTTGATTTCGGGTTACGTTGAAATGAAGAATATGGTTGTTGCAAGAGAGCTTTTCGATAAGATGCCGAATCGGGATACGATGTCGTGGAATGCTATGTTAAACGGTTATGCTGCTAATGGGGATGTTGAATTGTTTgagaaggtgtttgatgaaatacCGGAAAAGAATGTATATTCTTGGAATGGACTAATTGGTGGTTATGTAAAAAATGATCTTTTTTCTAATGCTTTGGAGTCGTTTAAGCGGATGTTGGTTGAGGGTCATCATGTGGTACCTAACGATTTCACGCTTGTGGCTGTGTTGTCTGCGAGTTCGAGATTGGGAGCACTTGATATGGGGAAGTGGGTGCATGTGTATGCA includes these proteins:
- the LOC131619037 gene encoding protein MAIN-LIKE 2-like produces the protein MAQQLLTMGETHRGTRANLATFAVDRFRTRSHAYVEPDERIIPNLQACGFGHIIKVNNNTIDRKFILALQERWRPETHTFHLPIGECTITLEDVYMLLGLPIDGKAVNGSVQHANSMCERVLGRDLVVPTQGSRGQGISLVSLRDYYDELVLMDNFTEEHVWLMTKVYIMLMFGKLLFPESTVWGWWRMPTLSPVGRNNYTFPYATRFCGPKLDYSKNPRGSVVLYRDLIDHLRAEDVLSLNFYMII
- the LOC131620559 gene encoding pentatricopeptide repeat-containing protein At1g08070, chloroplastic-like, giving the protein MVEPLSKVVLNPVQRIIEEKLITLLRSCKTCERLHQIQSQIVTHGLQHNHFVAPSFITACSRLRRMHHARKLFDTIPQPNTATWNVMFRGYSQNELHREAVVLFRKLNRAAAMPNCFTFPMIIKSCAKSKGFVEGEEVHCCAVKCGFKSNSFVATSLIDMYSVKGCIEDAYKVFGEMRERNVVVWTAIISGYISCGDVASGRRLFDLAPERDVVMWSILISGYVEMKNMVVARELFDKMPNRDTMSWNAMLNGYAANGDVELFEKVFDEIPEKNVYSWNGLIGGYVKNDLFSNALESFKRMLVEGHHVVPNDFTLVAVLSASSRLGALDMGKWVHVYAESIGYKGNLFVGNALIDMYAKCGVIENAVVVFNSLDRKDIISWNTIINGLAIHGHAPDALSMFGRMKSEGEEPDEVTFVGILSACTHMGLVKDGFLYFKSMVDDYSIVPQIEHYGCMVDLLGRAGLLDKALSFIKNMAMEPDAVIWAALLGACRIYKNVEIAELALQMLIELEPKNPANFVMLSNIYKDLGKWEDVARLKTAMRDTGFRKLPGCSVIECNDSVVEFYSLDERHSETESIYTILKGLTVLLRSHGYVPNLTDVAQRI